In uncultured Methanobacterium sp., a genomic segment contains:
- a CDS encoding TrkH family potassium uptake protein, producing MLIPISVALIYNEHQFILPFVYSTIISVLIGLPLYKLFKDKGELSLKSAMVFATTIWIIGCALAALPYYLSGQLPYLDGYFEAMSGFTTTGFTMYSNLDIVPYTMQFWRAFTQWLGGIGIIVLALTILISPSVNIMRMYAAEGRDERILPSIRHTSKIILYIYALYTVISIALFLLAGMPVFDSVFYAFSALSTGGFALKNVSIFYYHSFWIELAAMIIMIIGATNFALHYTVLKGNWREYFRDIETKVAYPILIVGTFLVAMFLYNNSTYGHDLLISLRYSVFQVVSALTTTGLQTATGDEITYKWTGLGIFVLTILMIIGAGACSTGGGIKWLRIGILIKGMWWEVKSILAPKSAVIPKKIHHVRDLKINSSILKLTGLFVFTYLFVYIISVFIVLFYYPNVAQTLFEVASALSNVGLGSGLITSTSPVIIKIVFIIDFWVGRLEIWPVLLLIAITTNAIRK from the coding sequence ATGCTGATTCCAATATCAGTTGCCCTAATTTATAATGAACATCAGTTTATTCTTCCTTTTGTTTATTCTACCATAATCAGTGTGTTAATAGGACTTCCACTTTATAAACTATTTAAAGATAAGGGGGAACTTTCTCTTAAAAGCGCCATGGTATTTGCCACCACGATCTGGATTATAGGCTGTGCTCTGGCCGCTCTTCCATACTACCTTTCTGGCCAACTCCCTTACCTAGATGGATACTTTGAAGCCATGTCTGGGTTTACAACCACTGGTTTTACCATGTATTCCAATTTAGACATAGTTCCTTATACCATGCAGTTTTGGCGTGCATTCACACAATGGCTTGGCGGAATAGGAATAATAGTACTGGCACTAACCATTCTTATATCACCATCTGTTAACATAATGAGAATGTACGCAGCAGAAGGCCGAGATGAGAGAATACTCCCCAGTATACGCCATACATCCAAAATAATACTTTATATTTACGCTCTTTATACTGTAATCTCAATAGCTTTATTTTTACTGGCAGGAATGCCTGTTTTTGACTCTGTATTCTACGCGTTTTCTGCCCTGTCAACCGGAGGATTTGCACTAAAAAATGTTAGTATTTTTTATTATCACAGCTTCTGGATAGAGTTAGCAGCCATGATAATAATGATCATAGGAGCCACTAACTTTGCACTGCACTACACCGTTTTAAAAGGGAATTGGAGAGAATACTTCCGGGATATAGAAACTAAAGTTGCTTATCCCATCCTTATAGTTGGAACATTTTTGGTAGCCATGTTCCTGTACAATAATTCTACCTATGGGCATGATTTACTGATCTCTTTGAGGTATTCTGTTTTCCAGGTGGTGTCTGCATTAACAACAACCGGGCTTCAAACAGCCACAGGGGATGAAATAACCTACAAATGGACTGGTCTGGGGATATTCGTACTCACCATACTGATGATCATTGGTGCAGGAGCCTGTTCCACTGGCGGAGGTATAAAATGGTTAAGGATAGGAATATTAATTAAAGGAATGTGGTGGGAGGTTAAATCGATTTTAGCTCCAAAAAGTGCCGTAATTCCTAAAAAAATACACCACGTAAGAGATTTGAAAATAAATAGCAGCATACTGAAACTTACAGGATTATTTGTTTTCACCTACCTGTTTGTGTACATAATAAGCGTTTTTATAGTTTTATTTTACTATCCAAATGTTGCACAAACCCTGTTTGAAGTTGCATCTGCTTTAAGCAATGTGGGTCTAGGTTCAGGATTAATAACCTCAACATCCCCTGTCATTATAAAAATAGTGTTTATAATAGACTTCTGGGTGGGTAGACTTGAAATATGGCCAGTATTACTGTTAATTGCCATCACCACCAATGCCATTAGGAAATAA
- a CDS encoding TrkA family potassium uptake protein, protein MYIVIVGAGRVGLNLASFLISDGHDVTIIENNKKLCTNASHELDAMIICGNGTDKKILDEANIGDANVFVAATGNDETNLLSCILVKKFNIPKVIARVSDSTHEEAFKQVGIDSVVNPEYTAATYLEKLIIRPKIADLVIVGKGNAELLDITVSNRKLFGRHTSEISPTKDFIISAIYENGDITIPDDTTILKEGCKISVLVKKKAVKKVEEMFTA, encoded by the coding sequence ATGTACATTGTTATTGTGGGTGCCGGTAGAGTTGGATTAAATCTGGCATCTTTTTTGATTTCAGACGGACATGATGTCACTATTATTGAAAATAACAAGAAATTATGTACTAATGCAAGTCATGAATTGGATGCAATGATCATTTGCGGAAATGGAACCGATAAAAAGATTCTTGATGAAGCAAATATTGGTGATGCCAATGTTTTTGTAGCTGCAACAGGAAACGACGAGACAAATTTATTATCATGCATACTGGTTAAAAAATTTAATATACCCAAAGTAATTGCCAGAGTAAGCGATTCCACCCACGAAGAAGCATTTAAACAAGTTGGCATTGACTCCGTGGTTAATCCTGAGTACACAGCAGCAACTTACCTTGAAAAACTTATAATAAGACCTAAAATAGCCGATCTGGTAATTGTGGGTAAAGGAAATGCCGAACTTTTGGATATAACAGTTAGCAATAGAAAGCTATTCGGTAGACACACCAGTGAAATAAGTCCTACTAAAGATTTTATTATCAGTGCAATATACGAAAACGGAGACATAACCATTCCCGATGATACCACCATCTTAAAAGAAGGCTGTAAAATTTCGGTTCTTGTAAAGAAGAAAGCCGTGAAAAAAGTTGAAGAGATGTTTACTGCCTAA
- a CDS encoding universal stress protein — protein sequence MFKKILLPTDGSEASERAGEYAISAANLSGADIIVLNVIDTDYLNALPQQDLREKLDEELREEGKEAVEKFKNKIEAEKCEGNCRNINLITLIKQGKPEDVILETADQEGVDQIIMGKSGKHSFERFLMGSTTERVVRRAKIPVNIIS from the coding sequence ATGTTTAAAAAAATATTGTTACCTACAGATGGTTCAGAAGCATCAGAAAGAGCTGGAGAATATGCAATTTCTGCTGCAAATTTGAGTGGTGCAGATATAATTGTGTTAAACGTAATTGATACCGATTACCTGAACGCGTTACCACAGCAAGATCTGCGAGAAAAATTAGATGAAGAACTACGCGAAGAAGGAAAAGAAGCTGTTGAAAAGTTCAAAAATAAAATCGAAGCAGAAAAATGTGAGGGTAATTGCAGAAACATTAATTTAATAACTTTAATTAAACAAGGAAAGCCTGAAGATGTTATTTTAGAAACAGCTGATCAGGAAGGTGTTGATCAAATAATAATGGGAAAATCAGGTAAACACAGTTTTGAAAGATTTTTAATGGGCAGTACCACCGAAAGAGTGGTTAGAAGAGCGAAAATACCGGTTAACATCATATCCTAA
- a CDS encoding DASS family sodium-coupled anion symporter has protein sequence MPLAIIAFIVVMLVPMNGLSYSGHAAIALLIFAIIMWATEALHLAVTSLIILFIQPIIGVASFDNAVIGFANPIIFLMIGGFIIAEAIRKSGLATRLTYTMLNKFGTTPDRSIFVAVFSTGLLSAWIENVVAFAMLLPIIKEIIPLMGVDDPEKGKSNFAKAMVLGASYGSLAGGFGTEIGTAPNLMAAAYTHIPFANWMLFGFPLAIILMLIIWKVLGKIFKPEVSGIVGGNKTISDKMESLGPMKKVEKLSLAILIFTIGLWITAGWTGLNSYSVALIGAVLFFVFKVLDWKDAQNGVDWGLIVFFGGALSLGAGLLQSGAASWLINDIIGVLGSNPSTILIMVVLMIIAVCITQVMSNIALAAILVPLSVTLATAQGQPIGIYAVPVAIACSLSFMLPMADPTVAMAYGTEYVKIKEIFKAGVPLVVIGIIVTIIVLLSPLAKPALG, from the coding sequence ATGCCATTGGCTATCATTGCTTTTATAGTAGTAATGTTAGTTCCAATGAACGGTTTAAGCTATTCCGGTCACGCAGCAATTGCATTACTTATATTCGCCATCATAATGTGGGCCACAGAAGCACTGCATTTAGCAGTTACTTCTTTAATAATATTATTCATACAACCCATAATTGGCGTAGCAAGTTTTGATAATGCTGTAATTGGTTTTGCAAACCCAATTATCTTCCTGATGATTGGTGGTTTTATTATTGCCGAAGCAATCCGAAAAAGCGGACTAGCCACACGCCTAACATATACAATGCTCAACAAATTCGGAACAACACCAGATAGGAGCATTTTCGTGGCAGTATTTTCCACTGGACTTTTATCTGCCTGGATTGAAAACGTGGTGGCATTTGCAATGTTACTTCCCATTATAAAGGAAATCATCCCCCTGATGGGAGTTGACGACCCCGAAAAAGGAAAAAGTAACTTTGCAAAAGCCATGGTACTCGGTGCATCCTACGGTTCACTCGCAGGAGGATTCGGTACAGAAATAGGAACCGCACCCAACCTAATGGCAGCCGCCTACACCCACATCCCCTTCGCAAACTGGATGCTATTCGGATTCCCACTGGCCATTATTTTAATGCTCATCATCTGGAAAGTACTGGGTAAAATATTCAAACCAGAAGTAAGTGGAATAGTAGGTGGAAATAAAACCATATCCGACAAAATGGAATCATTAGGACCCATGAAAAAGGTCGAAAAGCTTTCATTAGCTATACTCATTTTCACCATCGGATTATGGATTACCGCCGGCTGGACCGGACTAAACAGTTATTCAGTTGCTTTAATCGGTGCTGTGCTTTTCTTTGTATTCAAGGTACTTGACTGGAAAGATGCACAGAACGGTGTGGACTGGGGTCTTATCGTCTTCTTCGGAGGAGCACTAAGCCTCGGAGCAGGACTCTTGCAGAGTGGAGCAGCAAGCTGGCTCATAAATGACATAATTGGTGTACTGGGAAGCAATCCATCAACCATCCTCATTATGGTGGTTTTGATGATAATTGCAGTCTGTATAACTCAGGTAATGTCTAATATTGCCCTAGCAGCAATATTAGTACCACTATCAGTTACATTGGCAACTGCCCAGGGACAGCCAATAGGAATATACGCAGTACCAGTAGCTATCGCCTGTTCACTATCATTCATGCTCCCAATGGCCGACCCAACAGTCGCAATGGCCTACGGAACAGAATACGTGAAAATCAAGGAGATATTCAAAGCAGGAGTTCCACTGGTTGTAATCGGAATCATAGTGACCATTATAGTCCTACTGAGTCCACTTGCAAAACCAGCACTTGGATAA
- a CDS encoding histidine kinase dimerization/phosphoacceptor domain -containing protein: MAKKMVPKNGMSDSEPSVLHNKNTNKKQLKKVLSSDELDLKEIMNVSPVPQFVINKDHNVIYWNHALEKLSNIPADNILGTNKQWQVFYNTERPCMADFIVNGRLEEIPKWYNTKDNRSKFVLRYQGSSKNLGNSCEAVAFFPLMGEQGKWLHFTVDTIKNAKGNVIGAVETFEDVTEQINLQDKFIKTLEEKELLLREIHHRTRNDLQIIDSMINFQSYYTDDEKSLKLFKDIQDHIKSMTQIHEKIYHSKDLLKIDFGVFIKNLVFDRLRAYGIGKNTIQVDIDSSKVLLDINTAISCGIIVNELVNDSINRILLTAELKESEDDEIEDPNHLKGEISVNINNKGEFFLMTVYDDAKVSPENLDLQSNKNALDMWFLNKLATELGGTVNLEQKNGTLFKITFKKNNVQI, encoded by the coding sequence GTGGCAAAAAAAATGGTACCTAAAAATGGTATGAGTGATTCTGAACCAAGTGTATTGCACAACAAAAATACAAATAAAAAACAATTAAAAAAGGTATTAAGTAGCGATGAATTAGATTTAAAAGAAATAATGAATGTTTCTCCTGTTCCCCAATTTGTTATAAATAAAGATCACAATGTTATTTACTGGAATCATGCACTGGAAAAATTAAGCAATATCCCGGCTGACAATATTTTAGGGACAAATAAACAATGGCAAGTATTTTACAATACCGAAAGACCATGCATGGCTGATTTTATAGTTAACGGACGTCTTGAAGAAATCCCCAAATGGTACAATACTAAGGATAATAGATCTAAATTCGTTTTAAGATATCAGGGAAGCTCCAAAAATTTAGGAAATTCCTGTGAAGCCGTGGCTTTTTTCCCCCTAATGGGTGAACAAGGGAAATGGTTACATTTTACCGTGGATACAATTAAAAATGCTAAAGGTAATGTGATTGGCGCGGTAGAGACCTTTGAAGATGTAACCGAACAGATAAATTTACAGGACAAATTCATTAAGACTCTGGAAGAAAAGGAGTTACTCCTTAGGGAAATTCATCATAGAACCAGGAATGATCTGCAGATAATAGACTCCATGATAAATTTTCAATCTTACTACACTGATGATGAAAAATCACTGAAACTTTTCAAAGATATCCAGGATCATATTAAATCAATGACTCAAATTCATGAAAAAATTTACCATTCCAAGGATCTCTTAAAGATTGATTTTGGAGTTTTCATTAAAAATCTGGTATTTGACAGACTCAGAGCATATGGAATTGGTAAAAATACCATTCAAGTAGATATTGACAGTAGTAAGGTTTTACTTGACATCAATACTGCCATTTCATGCGGGATCATTGTAAATGAACTGGTGAATGATTCAATAAACCGCATCCTTTTAACTGCGGAACTTAAAGAATCTGAAGATGATGAAATTGAAGATCCTAACCATTTAAAGGGCGAAATATCAGTTAATATTAATAATAAAGGCGAATTCTTTTTAATGACGGTTTATGATGATGCCAAAGTTTCTCCAGAAAATCTGGACCTCCAAAGTAACAAAAATGCACTTGATATGTGGTTTTTAAACAAGTTAGCAACTGAATTAGGTGGCACAGTTAATTTAGAACAGAAAAATGGAACTTTATTTAAGATTACCTTTAAAAAAAATAATGTACAAATCTGA
- a CDS encoding DASS family sodium-coupled anion symporter, which yields MPLAIITFIVVMLVPMNGLSYPGHAAIALLIFAVIMWATEAVHLAVTSLIILFIQPIIGVASFDNAVIGFANPIIFLMIGGFIIAEAIRKSGLATRLTYAMLNKFGTTPDRSIFVAVFSTGILSAWIENVVAFAMLLPIIKEIIPLMGVDDPEKGKSNFAKAMVLGASYGSLAGGFGTEIGTAPNLMAAAYTNIPFANWMVFGFPLAIIMMLIIWKMLGRVFKPEVSGIVGGSKTISDKMESLGPMKRVEKLSLVILLFTIGLWVTASWTGINSYSVALIGAVLFFVFKVLDWKDAQNGVDWGLIVFFGGALSLGAALLQTGAANWLISDIVAMLGSNPSTILIMVVLMIIAVCITQVMSNIALAAILVPLSVTLATAQGQPVGTYAVPVAIACSLSFMLPMADPTVAMAYGTGYVKIKEILKAGVPLVVIGIIVTIIILLSPLAKPVLG from the coding sequence ATGCCATTGGCCATCATTACGTTTATAGTAGTAATGTTAGTTCCAATGAACGGTTTAAGCTATCCTGGCCATGCAGCAATTGCATTACTTATATTCGCCGTTATTATGTGGGCTACAGAAGCCGTGCATTTAGCAGTTACTTCTTTAATTATATTGTTTATACAACCTATAATTGGCGTAGCAAGTTTTGATAATGCTGTAATTGGTTTTGCAAATCCAATTATCTTTCTGATGATTGGTGGTTTTATTATTGCCGAAGCAATCCGAAAAAGCGGACTAGCCACGCGCCTAACATATGCAATGCTCAACAAATTCGGAACAACACCGGATAGGAGCATTTTCGTGGCAGTATTTTCCACAGGAATCTTATCCGCCTGGATTGAAAACGTGGTGGCATTTGCAATGCTACTACCTATAATCAAGGAAATCATCCCATTAATGGGAGTTGACGACCCTGAAAAAGGAAAAAGTAACTTTGCAAAAGCCATGGTACTCGGTGCATCCTACGGTTCACTCGCAGGAGGATTCGGTACAGAAATAGGTACCGCACCCAACCTTATGGCAGCCGCCTACACCAACATCCCCTTCGCAAACTGGATGGTATTCGGATTCCCACTGGCCATTATCATGATGCTTATAATCTGGAAAATGCTTGGTAGAGTATTCAAACCAGAAGTAAGTGGAATAGTAGGTGGAAGTAAAACCATATCCGACAAAATGGAATCTCTAGGACCCATGAAACGAGTCGAAAAGCTCTCATTGGTCATACTTTTATTCACCATCGGATTATGGGTTACTGCAAGTTGGACTGGAATAAACAGTTATTCAGTTGCTTTAATCGGTGCTGTGCTTTTCTTTGTATTCAAGGTACTTGACTGGAAAGATGCACAGAACGGTGTGGACTGGGGATTAATCGTCTTTTTCGGAGGAGCACTAAGCCTCGGAGCAGCACTCTTGCAAACCGGAGCAGCAAATTGGCTCATATCTGATATTGTTGCTATGTTAGGAAGTAATCCATCAACCATCCTTATCATGGTGGTTCTGATGATAATTGCTGTCTGTATAACTCAGGTAATGTCTAATATCGCCTTAGCAGCAATATTAGTACCGTTATCAGTTACACTGGCAACTGCCCAAGGACAACCAGTAGGAACATACGCTGTACCAGTTGCAATCGCCTGTTCACTATCATTCATGCTCCCAATGGCCGACCCAACAGTCGCAATGGCCTATGGAACAGGATATGTGAAAATCAAGGAGATACTAAAAGCAGGAGTGCCACTAGTTGTAATAGGAATTATAGTAACCATTATAATTCTATTAAGCCCCCTTGCAAAACCTGTGCTTGGATAA